In Candidatus Bathyarchaeia archaeon, the genomic window GATTGGGATAACTACCTCGAATCCCGAATCCCTCCCATCGAGGGCTGAGAAATAGACGCAATAATCTAGGGCCAGCCCGCAGAGGAAGATCCGCTTAACCCCCAATTCCCCAAGATAGCCAGATAGGCCCGTGCGCGTTTTCCTATCATTCTCCAAGAACGCCGAATAGCTGTCCACGGCTGGCCGGAACCCCTTCCTTATCACGGCTTTGGCGAGCTTCGCATTGAAGCCCGGGTGGAAATCCGCCCCTTGAGAGCCTTGGACGCAATGATCGGGCCAAAGGACTGGGCCTATCCCCCCCGCCTCATATCTCTCGAAGGGCCTTTTGCCGTGGCTGCTGGCGAACGATAGATGGCCCGGGGGGTGCCAATCCTGCGTCGCGACTATTGGATTGCCAAGGCGATGGAAAATTTCGGCCAAGGCATTTATGGGGGGGATTATCTCATCGCCGCCCTCGACCGGAAGCGCGCCGGATGGCATGAAATCGTTCTGCAAATCGATCACTATCAATGCATCCGCACCCCCCACCTCGACCTCGATTAACTCCAGCTCCTCCAGCCTCATGAGCGGATCCCCTCATTATTACTAAGGCATTTGCCATCCTTGATCCGCCCCCAAGGCTTAAAAACATTCGAGGATGGCCTCGTGGGCTCCTCGTCGCTAAACCGCTCGGGATCGATTGTTGCCGATCCCCGCAGTCGATCCCCCAACTTTTTAAGGACATGCGCCGAAGGCCCATCTCGCGATGTCCGAGCCTGTAAGGGTACGCGAGATCATGGCCGGGGATCCGCTGACATGCTCCCCGAGCGATCGATTGGATGACGCCGTTGAAAAGATGAACCGCCTCAGGGTCGGCTCGATCATAGCCGTGGAGGGGGGGCGGCCCGTGGGGATAGTTACGGAGAGGGATATACTGGTCAAGGTCGTAGCCAAGGGGAGGTTGGCGAGGGACCTGAGGGTTCATGAGATAATGAGCGCTCCGGTTCGAACGATCCTTGAGGATGCGCCGGTGGAGGAGGCCGCAAAGAGGATGGTGGATTGGGGCATCAAGAGGCTTGTGGTCCTCAGTGGATCATCGCTCGTGGGCATAATAACGGCCACCGATATAATGAGGGCGGTGGCGGCCGGGAAATTGGCGCGCGAGGTCTACCTATACCTGTCGGATATATTTAAGGGCCCCCATCTATCTGGGCTGATCGGGCAGAAGGGGTGTTGAGTTGCGGATAAGTTGCTCAGGAACCCGGTTTCTCAATCATCCGGAACACTTCAGCCCTAGCCTGTTCCTCATCGCAACCCAAAGCCCTTTGCAGGAGATGAGAATATAAAACCTTTAGTGATGGAGGGATCCGGGCTTGTACGCCGTATTCCTCATCGGCATGGCCGGCTCCGGCAAATCGGCCTTGACGTCCGAGCTCCTGAACTGGGCTAGGTTGAAGGATCAGGACGTGATCTCGCTCAACTTGGATCCCGGGGTTAGATCCCTCCCCTACAATCCGGATGTGGACATAAGGTCCTACGTGAGCGTCGAGGGCCTCATGGAGGAGTACGGCTTGGGCCCGAACGGGGCCCTCCTCATGGCGGCGGATCTTATGGGGGATTACCTAGAGGAGTTGAGGGATGAGGTCGAATCCACCGGCGCGGATTTGGTCTTGGTGGATACCCCGGGGCAGATAGAGCTCTTCGCCTTCCGGGAGAGCGGGAAGTTCATAGCCGCCGAGTTCACCGATGATCCGAAGGCCGTGGTCTACCTCTTCGATGGGCCGTTCTCCAAGAACCCGCTGAACTACATCTCGAATATGTATATGTCGATGGCCGTTTATGAGAGGCTGATGCTCCCGCAGATCTACGTCCTCAGCAAGGCCGACCTCCTATCGGAGGAGGAGCTCGGGACGGTTATGGGATGGTCGGAGGATATCGAGAACTTGGAGGATGCCCTCAGGGGGGCCTCCGAGGGGACCGCCTACCTAATATCCAAGGATCTAGCTAGGGCGATCAGCGGGATAGGGATAGATTTCCATCCCCTGCCCGTATCCTCGAAGAAGGCCATTGGGCTCACGGAGCTTTACGCCGAGATCACGAGGGCCCTCAGGGGGGGCGAGGAGCTGGATCCCTGAGGGGATCGGGCCACCATAAGCGATTTATTAATATCGCCGATGAGATGCGCTTGGGTAATCGCGGATGGGCGCGAGGGCCGAGAGGATAATCAAGAAAGCGCTCTCCGAGGGCAGGAAGAACCTGACGGGCCTTGAGGCCAAGGAGATATGCAAGGATTACAAAATACCGGTGCCCAACTATCGCTTGGCGAGGAGCGAAAGGGAGGCCGTGGAGTTCGCCAAGAGGATGGGGTTTCCCGTGGTCCTCGAGGTGGTTTCCGCGGACATCCTCCACAAGACCGACGTTGGGGGGATCTGCTTGAACCTAAAGGGCCCATCGGAGGTGAGGGCCCATTATCGAATGATCCTGAAGAACGTCAAGAGGAAGAGGCCCGATGCGAAGATCGATGGGGTCATGGTGAGGAAGATGGCGCCGAGCGGCATAGAGGTCATAGTCGGCGGGATCAAGGATCCCCAATTCGGGCAAACCATAATGTTCGGCTTAGGGGGGATATTCGTGGAGGTCTTCAAGGACGTTACCTTCAGAGTGGCTCCGGTGTCGCAAGGGGAGGCCGAGGAGATGCTGAGGGAGATAAGGGGATATGAAATCCTCAAGGGCTATAGGGGGATGCCGAAGGCCGATGAGCGCGCCTTGGTCGATATAATCCAGAAGACATCGGGATTGCTGATGGACTTCCCGGAGATATCCCAGATGGATCTTAACCCGATAATGGCCTATGAGAGGGGCGCGATGGTAGTGGACGCCAAGATAGTGCTTTAAGGCCATAAGGCCCTTTGGTGGGATCGCGGTTGGCCGATCCTTGGGATAGGGCGGAGGAGATCAGCAGGGCCATATGGGAATTGAAGGAGAGGGCCAAGGAGCTCAAGGCGAGGAGGGACTCCTATAATTCCGATGCGAAGCTGATCTTGGAAAGAAGGGAGGGGTTGAGCCTAAAGCTTAGGGAGATAATCAGGGAAATCCGTTCCAATAAGAGCGCGAGGGATGAGCTCAACAAAAGCCTCAAGGAGCTTAGGGCGCAAGAGTTGGAGCTGAAGCGCAAGGTCTCGGCGGCCATGAAGGCAATGGGGAGGAGCTCGAAGCTTGATGAGGCGGGCTTGGAGGAGGAGATCCGCAGGCTGGATTGGGTGATCCAGACCTCATCCCTTCCGATCGAGAGGGAGAAGGAACTCGTGGAGCGGGTGAGAAGGCTGGAATCGGAGCTGGCCGAGGTGAGGCGGCAAATATCGTTTAGGAAGGACTTGGAGGAGATGCGGAGGAGGATCGAGGGCTTGCGGTCGGAAATAGCGGAGAAAGAGAAAGAGAGGGATGAGTTCCATGCGAGGGTCGTCTCGCTCGCGAAGGCCGCCGATTCACTCAGGGGGGAGATCAGGGAGGCGGAGAGCAGATACGTGGAGGTTAAAGGGGCGGCGGATGCGACCCATAGGGAGTATTTGGGGTGCTTGGAGAGGATAAAGGAGCTAAGAGCGGAGATCAAGGCCATGGAGGAGGAGAGGGTTAGGAGAAGGATGGAGGAACTGGAGAGGGCGGCCTCCGAGAAATTTAAAAATAGGAGGAAACTCTCCTTCGAGGAGTTCAAGATTTTGATGGAGAAGAAGACAATTTAGGTTTATTATCGACCGGGCCCAATCGGGATCGCGGTCCGAAGCGGATTTGGGAGTTGGGAACGATCGGGTCAGGATAGCCATAATCGGCGGCACGGGCTTCGAGAGGATATTGGAAACGGGGGAGTCCGTGCTTATCGGGACGCCCTTCGGCATACCGCCTCGGATAATCTTGGGCGAGATCGGCGGGAGGAGGGTGGCGTTCCTGCCGCGCCACGGCCTCGAGCATAGCATCCCTCCGCATAGGATCAATTATAGGGCCAATATTTGGGCCCTCAAGTCCATGGGCATTGAGCGCATAATTTCCACGAACGCCGTTGGGGCGATCAACCCGGATTACAGGCCCGGCGATATAGCGATCCCGGCCGACTTGATGGATTTCACAAAATGCAGGAGATCGACTTTCTTTGACGCGGCCCCCGTTACCCATATAGATGTCAGCACGCCCTTCTGCCCGGAGATAGCTAGCCTCTTGCTCGAGGAGTCTAAGAAGCATGCGCCCGTCGTCCGGAGCGGATCCGTAATGGCCGTGACCGAGGGGCCTAGGTTTGAGACCCCGGCGGAGATAAGGATGCTGAGGGCTTTGGGGGCCGATCTCGTAGGCATGACGGCCTCCCCCGAGGCGTTCTTGGCGAGGGAGCTCGGCATATGCTATTGCCCCCTTTGCTTCGTTTCGAATATGGCGGCCGGCATGCAAGAGAGGGTGACCGCCAAGGAGGTGCTGGAGGTGGCCGAAAGGCTTTATCCGATCATCGATGCAATCCTCAAGGGGGTCATAGCCTCGATCCCTTTGGAGAGGAAGTGCAATTGCATGGCCCCGGCCGGGGGGCCATAGGGCTTGGCTGGGATATCGTTAAGGAGGATATTGGAGCTCACGGGCGTCTATAAACTCTACGAGAAGAAGCTACTGAGCGAGATCAAGGGGAAGGGGATGCCAGAGCATATAGCGGTCATATTGGATGGGAACAGGAGGTGGGCCTCGGAGCGGATGTTGCCAACGACCGAGGGCCATAACCACGGCGCCAAAACACTCGAGGAGTTCCTGCGGTGGTGCTTGGAGCTCGGGATAAAGATAGTAACCGTATACATACTCTCTACGGAGAATCTGGGGAGGAGCAAGGAGGAGATCGAGAACATATTCCGGGTGATGGAGGAGAAGCTGAGGGCGATTATCTCCAATCCAGAGATCCATAGGAACGGAGTTAGGGTGAAGGTGCTCGGGAGGCTCTCCCTATTGCCCGAAAACCTGAGGGCTTTGTTGAGCGAGTTGGAGGATGCCACGAAGGGCTATAGCAATTGCTACTTCAACCTAGCCGTGGCTTACGGGGGGAGAATGGAGATATTGGATGCGGCGAGGAAGATCGCGGAGATGGTCAAGGAGGGGAAGATAGAACCGAGCGAGATAGATGAGGATCTCTTCATGAGGAACCTCTACACCGCTCACCTGCCGAAGCCCGAACCGGACCTCATCATAAGGACCTCCGGGGAGGAGCGCTTGAGCGGGTTCCTGATATGGCAATCGGCGTATAGCGAGCTTTGCTTCTTGGATATATATTGGCCCGATTTCAGGAAGATCGACTTGCTGAGGGCCATAAGGATCTATCAAAGGAGATCTAGGAGGTTCGGGAGGTGAGCCAACGACTGGCATTGAGGTCCGGGTGATTTTCTAAATGGTCCATATAAAAAGGATCACGATCAAGGGCTTCAAGACGTTCGGCAAGAAGACCACGATATCGCTGGAGAAGGGGCTCACGATAATCACGGGGCCGAACGGCTCCGGGAAGAGCAACATAATGGATTCGATAAAGTTCGCCTTGGGGGAGTTGAGCCCAAGGGAGCTGAGGGGCGCCACTATATCCGATGTTATACATAAGAGCCAGAGGGCCTCCGCCGGATCCGCTTACGTCTCATTACAATTCGAAAACCTCGATAGGAGAATACCAGTTGATTCCGATATAGTAACGATCTCTAGGGAGTACAGCGGAGGAGGGGAAGGGGTCTATAGGCTGAACGGAAGGAAGATCTCGAGGAAGTACCTAATGGATCTGCTATCATCCGCGAATATAATGGCGACCGGTCATAACATGATCCCCCAACATAGCGTCACGAGGATAGCCGAGTTATCCCCTGAGGAACGTATGAAGATCATAGCGGATATCGTCGGCATAGGAGTTTACGATGAGAAGAAGAAGGAGGCGGAGGTCCACCTGCAGAAGGCGGAGATAAACATAAGGATCGCGTCCGCCAAGGTGGCGGAGGTCAGGCAGAGGGTAGAATCCCTGGAGAGGGAGAGGAACGATTACATTAGGCATTCCTTCATAAAGGGCGAGGTTTCAAGGCTCAAGGCCATGCTAGCCTCCTCCGAGATTAACGGGATCGAGAGCGAGATCCGGCCATTGGAGCTTGAATTGGCCGAGCTCAATAGGAAGCTGAGCGAGCTGAGGGCGAGGAGAGCCGAATTGGCCTCTAGGAAATCCGGGATCGAGGCGAAGAGGAGGGCCTTGGATGAGCTCTCGGTGAATGGTAACGAAAACCTCTTCCGGCTGGAGAGGGAGATCTCGGACCTCGGCAACTCCATATCCGCTCTCTCCGCGGAGATCGGCGTAAATGCTTCGAGGATCCGGGGGATGGAGGAGGAGATAAAATCATTGGAGGCCAAGCGGGCATCCCTCCTAGGTTCGATCCAAGGGCTCGCTGGGCGATATCGGGACCTCCTCGCCAAGAGGAGGAAATTGGGATCCAAGATCGAGGGCCTCCTGTCGGAGTTGCTGGCCTTGAATGAGGAGGCGAAGGCCATGGAGGAAGGCATGGGCAGGGATGAGGGCCTCCTTAAGGAACTCGGGGAGAGGAGGAGGTCCTTGGAAGTGAAGCTGGCCAACTTGGACTCCAAGATCGAGGGCGCCATGAGAGAGCTCGACTCCATTGGGAGGAGGCTCTCCTCGCTAGATGATAGGAAAAGGGCCCTCGAATCCATGAAGGCCTCCCTATTGGCCAGCCGCGAAAGGGCATCGGGATTGGCCGAGGCGTTAGAACTTGAGATGGGGGGGATCCGAGAGGGGCTCATGAGGATGAAGAGGGAGATTGAGAGGATCGAGGCGGAGGTGGGCAGGGCCGAGGAGGTCCTAGACGAGGCTAAGGTGGCGCTGGCGGAGTTAAGCGCTAAATTCCAACGCAAGCTCGGCTCATCGGCCATCCGGGGTATCGAGGAATTGGCCCGCTTGGGCCTGCTGGATGGCTTCTTGGGGAAGCTGTCGGATCTCATCGAATATGGCGATGAATACGGGAAGGCCATTGAGGCCGCCTCCGATGGTTGGTTGGATGCCATAGTGGTTAGTGATTTGGGGGCCGCCGTGGCATGCATCGAGAAATCGCGGCGCTATGGGATCGGCGGGATGAAGCTGATACCTCTGCGGAACTTGGCCACGAGAGGAAATTCTCTCCCAAGGCTCCCGGGGTTCATCCAACCTTTATCGGAGCTGATAAAATGCGATGAGGCCCTAAGGCCGGCCGTCGAGTTCGTCTTCGGGGATACAGTGCTGATAAATTCCAAGGCCGCGGCCGCCTATTGCTATTCGAAGGGGATAAGGGCCGTTACGAAGAATGGGAGCCTCTACGAGCCCGGCGGCGGCCTCTCGAGCGGATTGGATGGGGGTACGAGGCCCGGATCCTCGACCGAGGCCTTGAGGATGGAGAGGGAGCTGAGGCATCGCCTCGAGGGGCTTGAGAGGGCCATCGGGATGAGTAGGAGGAGAAGAGACGCGTTGGCCAAGGCGATGGAGGAGATATTGGAGCGAAAATCCATGATTGAAGCCTCCTTGAAGTCCTCCCAGAGGGAATTGGAGGGGATCAATGCCGGTATCGGCCGCATAGAATTGGCTTTGAGGGCGATCGAGAAGGAGATGGGGGACTTGAGGATCGCAAAGGCGAACCTCGAGGCTAGGCTTGGGGAACTATCGAGGGAGAGGGAAACAGCATTGGAGGAGCTCGAAAGGGTGAGGGGGGAGATGGCTAGGATCGACGATCCAATCCGCCGCCGGACCATGCTCGAATTGAGGGCGAGGATTGAGGGGATCTCAAGGGAACTGGAGCTTGCAAAGGGGGAATGCGCAAAGGTGGAGAGGGAGATGATGGACTTGGAGTACTCCATCAAGGGTAGCGCTAAGGAGATGGCGGAGGCCTCGAGGAGGATGGGCTCATTAAGAGCGGAGATATTGGGCATCGGATCCGAAATCGAAAGGATCAAGGAAAGGAAGGGGGCTCTCCAAGGGGAGCTCGATGCCCTTAGGGCCAAGAGGATCGAATTGATAAAATCCATGGAATCGATCGCCTCCGAAAGGCGGGCTTTGGAGATCGAGCTCGGCGATCTGGAAGGGGAGATATCGAATATCTCCGAATCGATGGAGAAGATCGAAGGATCCATCAGGGAGCTGGATAGGAGCATTCAGGAGAGGAGGAATAGGATCGAGTTGCTCCGGATTCGATTGAGGGACCTCGGATACGATTCACCCTTGGCCATCGAGGGGTCGGATGTGCAAGCCCTCCAAATGGAGATGGAGGCACTTGAAGCGGAGCTTGAGCGGATCGGGTTGGTGAACCAGTTGGCCATAATCCATTATGAGGAACAGAAGAACAATTACAAGCAACTCTCCACCAAGATAGCGGAGCTGGAGATGGAGAAAGCCTCCATATTGAGATTCATGGCGGAGCTTGAGGAGAAGAAGCTCGCCACATTCCTCTCGGCCTTCGAGAAGATATCGCAAAACTTCCAAGAGATATTCCGGAGGATGACAGGCGGGGAGGGGAGGCTAATCTTGGAGAACCCGGAGAACCCCTTTGAGGGCGGGGTGGATATATCGGCCAAGTTCCCGGGCAAGGCCGAGCTCTCGATAGGGAGCGCCAGCGGCGGGGAGAAATCCGTCGCCACGGTTTGCTTCATCCTAGCGTTGCAGGCCTTCCGCCCGGTGCCCTTTTACGCCTTCGATGAAATAGATGCGCATCTGGACCCATTAAATTCGCAAAAACTTGCCGAAATATTGAAGGAGCGCTCCAAGGATTCTCAATTCATAGTTATAACCCTCAGGGACTCAATGATATCCGCCGGGGATAAGGTCTATGGGGTATATCTGAAGGATGGCGTATCGAATGTGGTTTGCTTGCCCAAGATCGATGGCGGCGGCTAGCGCCCCATGATCTAACCGGCGAAGACCGGGAGCGAATTTACCAACGCATCCCGCCCGGTCATCGGAAAGGCTGAAATATTTGCCCTCGGGACAAGAGCATCGCCTGGGCCAATCCGCGGACGGTGGGAAAAGATGTTTGGCAAACCCTTCTGGCTGAACCCCCCCTACGCCTTGCTCTTCGACCTAGTCCGCCTCCATAGGCTCAGGCCTTGGGACGTCAAGATAGCCGAGCTTCTCAACTCCTTCTTGGAGGAGATGAGGAATCGCGGGTCTATCGACTTCTACGCATCCGCTATAGCCCTCCTCTCCTCCTCCATAATCCATAGGATGAAATCCGAGCTGATCCTCAAGATGGAGGAGCCCCCGAGGCCTCCCCCAAATCCCGAATCCGAAATGGAGCGGATCCCGCTGCCGCCCCCCCTCCCATTGCCCCTTAAATTCGAATATGCTACGATCCCGATTGAGGAGATCCTGAGGTCCTTGAGGGACGTGCTCCTAGATGAATCCTTATTGCTATCCGCGAGGGGGGGCCCAAGCTTTCCGCAGGCCAGCCCGCCATCGATAGACGAGTTTTTGGTAAATATAGAAAAGAGGATATCCGAATTTTACAATGTGCTCATCGGGCTATATAGGGAACTTGGGGAGAGCATATCGTTCCTGAGGCTGATCAGCGGGCTCGGGCCATTGGAGGCCATAAGGAGATTCATAATGTTGCTATTCTTGGCCAACGAGGGCAAGGTCGAGCTATTTCAGGAGGATGGCATCGGGGATATAAGGATAATCCCGAGGATCGAAGCCGGTTGAAGGGCCGCCCAGATTCCAAGGACCCCGTGGCCCTGATCGAAGCCGCCCTTTACGTTAGCGGCCGCCCCTTGGAGATAAGCGCCCTCTCCAAGCTGGTTGGGAGGCCCGAGGGGGAGGTTAGGGGCCTCATCGAAAAGTTGGCGGAGAGATACGATAGCTCGGGGAGCCCCATCCAGATCTTGAGGCTCTCGAATGATAGATATGTGATGCAACTGCGGCCAGAGTACGTGGAGTATGTTAAGAGGTTCTCGAACAAGAGGCTTTTGACCTTGGGGCCCCTGAGGTCGCTCTCGCTCATAGCCATTAGGCAACCGATTACGCAGGCCTATTTGGTCAAGGTTAGAGGGAAGCTCGCGTATCAACATGTGAAGAAGTTGAAGGAGATGGAACTAGTGGAGGAGGAGAGGATGGGGCGGACCAAGATCCTGCGGACGACTAGGATGTTCTCGGATATGTTCAACCTGAGCTATGACCTACCGACCATGAAAAGGCAATTGAAGGCCCTGCTGGGAGATAAAGCGGCCCAAGGGGGACAGGGCGTTAAAGAAAAATCTTAAATCCCGCGCCCCGAACCGGGGATCGGGGCTTCGATATGTCGATGTGGCACGGCGACCTCCATAAGAGGAAGAAGACCGGCGGGAGGAGGAAGCCGTTCCGCGGCAAGAGGGCATTCGAGAGGGGCGGGCCCCCCTCCGAAACACGCCTCGGTGAGAGGAAATCCGTGAAGAGGAGGACGAGGGGGGGCGGCCTTAAGGTAAAGCTTCTTTCAACGAACGTTGCGAACGTCGTGGATACCTCCACCGGGAAATGCCAACTCGTTGAGATTAAGGGCGTGGTTAAGAATCCGGCCAATGTGGATTATCAACGTCGCGGTATAATAACAAAGGGCGCTATAATCTCCACGCCCTTGGGGAAGGCGAAGGTGACCTCGAGGCCGGGCCAAGACGGCGTGCTGAACGCAGTGCTCCTGAAGGATTTGGAATGAAACTCCCTCCGGGATAGGCTTGGATCATGAAGAGACCCGGGAAGATGGTCATCTGGCTGGAAAACCTCAACTCATCCAAGAGCAGGGGACAGGGCAGGAAGATCCCGAAGAGCTTGGCCATAGATTCTCCAACATTGGAGGAGCTTGAGAGGGCCTCCTTGGAGTTGGGGCTCAAGGTAGATTCGAAGGAGCGCGCCTCTAGGCCTAGGAGCTGGTGGGAGAGGAGCGGGTATTTGATCGTGGACAGGGGCGGGAGGCCTAGATCGGAGATCCTGAGGAGCTTGGCGATCGCCATTCGGAGGATGCGGGGAGGCACCTAGGACGGGGCGATCCTCTTGAGGACCTCCTCGCCCCTTTTCAGATCCGAGAGCTTCATGACGATTGAACCGTTCTCGGCCAAGGCCCCATAGGCATATTGTATATTGATCCCATTCCTCCCAAGCTCGGTCGAGAGCTTGAGGAGGAGGTCTTGGTCGACCGATCCCAAGACTAGGACTTCGCTCTCGGAAACCACGAAGGAGTCCCTCATTAGGCGCTCCTTTCCGCGATCCGGATCATTTAGCAGCAAATGGATTATCCCGAACTCGCCGGCATCCGCTATCATGAAGGCCTCAACGCATACCCCCCTATCCCTAAGCGCCTCCAAGACCTTCGATAGCCTCCCTGGCTTGTTTTCGACGAAGACTGAGATCTGCCTCCTTATCCTCAATCCGCTGGCCTCCGGTCCAAGATCCTGACGGCCTTCCCCTCAGCCCTAGGCAAGGAGCCCGGCTCCGCGAGCTCCACGATCAAGCGGAGCCCTAGGACGTTCTCGAGCTCGGAGGCTATCCTCTCCCTCAGCTCCACTAGGTCCTTTAACTCCCCTTTGAATATGTCCCCCGTGACCTCGATCCTTACCTTCAATTCGTCCATGTGGCCCCTCTTTTCAACCACTATCTGGTAATTGTTCCCGACCCCCGGCATCCTCATGAGGACGTGCTCTATTTGGCTCGGGAAGACATTGACCCCCCTTATCTTTATCATATCATCGGTCCGCCCCTTTATCCACGATATCCTCCTATGAGCCCTGCCGCATTCGCATACATCGTCATCTAGGATCATCGCTATATCCCTGGTCCTGTACCTGATCAACGGCATGGCCTCCCTTGAGAGGGTCGTTATGACCAGCTCCCCCTCCTCGCTAGGGGGGAGGCTCTCGCCCGTCTTCGGATCGATTACCTCCACGATGAAATGATCCGACCAAACGTGGAGCCCATCCTGAGCGATGCACTCGAACGCTACCCCAGGGCCCCCGACCTCCGATAGCCCATAGGAGTTGAAGACCATACAACCGAATAGCTCCTCGAGCTTCTCCCTAGTGCCCTCGGACCAAGATTCGGCACCGCAGCTTATCGTCTTGACCCTTAGGTCCCTGCTGGGGTCGATGCCCATTTCGATGGCCGTCTCCCCCAAATAGAGCGCATAGGAGGGTATGCTCGTGAAGGCAGTGACCCCGAAGTCCTTCATCAGCTTGATCTGCCTCTTCGTTCCGCCCGTTGAGGAGGGCACCACTTTTGCGCCTATCAGCTCGGCCCCATAATGGAACCCGAGGCCCCCCGTGAATAGGCCATATCCCAATATTACTTGGAATACGTCCTCCGAGGTCACGCCGGTCATGGTGAGGCATCTCGCGATGCAATTGGCCCATATTTCCAAATCCCTCTTGGTATAGGCCACCACGGTCGGGTTCCCGGTCGTCCCGGAAGACGTGTGGATCCTCACGACCTTCGAGAATGGGACCGCCAAGAGGCCGAAGGGGTAATTGTCCCTTAGGTCCTCCTTCGTGGTAAATGGGAGCTTTCCCAAATCGTCTATGGATCTTATGGAATCGGGCCCTATTCCCCTATCCCGCAACAGCCTCCTATAAAAGGGGCTCCCCTCATATACCCTCTTTATGAGCCCCCTCAGCCTTTCGTTCTGAACCTCCTCTATTTGCTTTGGACTCAGCCTCTCGGCCTCTGGCTCCCAGAAGGCGTTCTTTATCAATTCGCCCTTTGTCAGCCCCATTATTTGCCAGCCCGCCTCAGGAACGGCCCGGTTAGGCTATCCTCGATGACCCTCTCCGGCGGCCTCTTGGTCGCCAAGCTAACCGCCACGAAGACCAAGGAGCTCGTTATGAATCCGAGGACCGCGTAATAGAATGGAAACCGGAATCCAAGCGGGGGAGGCCATATCCCGCCCCCGTCTATTATGCCGGCGACGACCGTGGACAAGAATCCGGATAACATCCCACCGATGCAGCCCTCCCTGGTTCCCCTCCTCCAGAAGAGGCCTCCCACGAGGACCACGAACCACGTGGAGAACATCATGCCCAATGCCGCCCATATGAGCCAAGCGATCAATGCGGGAGGGGATAGCGCCGCCAATATCGTCAGGCAGCCCACTATCGCCACGACCGCCCTGCCTATGAGCATGATCGCCCTATCGCTAGCCCTTG contains:
- the pncA gene encoding bifunctional nicotinamidase/pyrazinamidase; protein product: MRLEELELIEVEVGGADALIVIDLQNDFMPSGALPVEGGDEIIPPINALAEIFHRLGNPIVATQDWHPPGHLSFASSHGKRPFERYEAGGIGPVLWPDHCVQGSQGADFHPGFNAKLAKAVIRKGFRPAVDSYSAFLENDRKTRTGLSGYLGELGVKRIFLCGLALDYCVYFSALDGRDSGFEVVIPIDLTRAIDSPPGNLSKALDSMVKRGVQFTRSERISARE
- a CDS encoding CBS domain-containing protein; translation: MSEPVRVREIMAGDPLTCSPSDRLDDAVEKMNRLRVGSIIAVEGGRPVGIVTERDILVKVVAKGRLARDLRVHEIMSAPVRTILEDAPVEEAAKRMVDWGIKRLVVLSGSSLVGIITATDIMRAVAAGKLAREVYLYLSDIFKGPHLSGLIGQKGC
- a CDS encoding ATP/GTP-binding protein; this encodes MYAVFLIGMAGSGKSALTSELLNWARLKDQDVISLNLDPGVRSLPYNPDVDIRSYVSVEGLMEEYGLGPNGALLMAADLMGDYLEELRDEVESTGADLVLVDTPGQIELFAFRESGKFIAAEFTDDPKAVVYLFDGPFSKNPLNYISNMYMSMAVYERLMLPQIYVLSKADLLSEEELGTVMGWSEDIENLEDALRGASEGTAYLISKDLARAISGIGIDFHPLPVSSKKAIGLTELYAEITRALRGGEELDP
- a CDS encoding acetate--CoA ligase family protein is translated as MGARAERIIKKALSEGRKNLTGLEAKEICKDYKIPVPNYRLARSEREAVEFAKRMGFPVVLEVVSADILHKTDVGGICLNLKGPSEVRAHYRMILKNVKRKRPDAKIDGVMVRKMAPSGIEVIVGGIKDPQFGQTIMFGLGGIFVEVFKDVTFRVAPVSQGEAEEMLREIRGYEILKGYRGMPKADERALVDIIQKTSGLLMDFPEISQMDLNPIMAYERGAMVVDAKIVL
- a CDS encoding S-methyl-5'-thioinosine phosphorylase encodes the protein MGVGNDRVRIAIIGGTGFERILETGESVLIGTPFGIPPRIILGEIGGRRVAFLPRHGLEHSIPPHRINYRANIWALKSMGIERIISTNAVGAINPDYRPGDIAIPADLMDFTKCRRSTFFDAAPVTHIDVSTPFCPEIASLLLEESKKHAPVVRSGSVMAVTEGPRFETPAEIRMLRALGADLVGMTASPEAFLARELGICYCPLCFVSNMAAGMQERVTAKEVLEVAERLYPIIDAILKGVIASIPLERKCNCMAPAGGP
- the uppS gene encoding polyprenyl diphosphate synthase, which produces MAGISLRRILELTGVYKLYEKKLLSEIKGKGMPEHIAVILDGNRRWASERMLPTTEGHNHGAKTLEEFLRWCLELGIKIVTVYILSTENLGRSKEEIENIFRVMEEKLRAIISNPEIHRNGVRVKVLGRLSLLPENLRALLSELEDATKGYSNCYFNLAVAYGGRMEILDAARKIAEMVKEGKIEPSEIDEDLFMRNLYTAHLPKPEPDLIIRTSGEERLSGFLIWQSAYSELCFLDIYWPDFRKIDLLRAIRIYQRRSRRFGR